In Leptospira levettii, the genomic window TGAGTAGAGTAAGCGATTCCAAATCCATCACCCACAATGATATTTGGAAAAGAGGTTAAAAGTGCAATTTTTATTATGGCTAAATGATGAACTGCATGTTCATTACAATAAGCGAGTTCACGTAAGCTTGTACTCGCAAGTAATGGTCTTACGTTTTTATCATGAGTGGAAACTCGTATCGCAATTGGGATGTCGACAAATCCTTCAAACAATTCTTTTTGGATTAAACGTATTAATTCAAGAGCAAATTCAGGGTTTTCTTCTAACTGCTTTGACCTTTTTCTTTGATCAAAATCGATTTCTCCATGTTTTATACCAAAATTAAATTCCTGATAAAATTCTAGAATATGACGTATGTGCTGCGAAATACTTCCATAGTTCAAAATAGAAAGGGGCATAGAAAATTCTTTTTGAGAGAATTGCTGGATTAACTCTGAAATTGAATTTGTAATGAGTCGAGTTTCTTCGACAAGAATCGTAACTTTTTCTTCTACTGTTCCCAAATTTTCCACATCATTTCACGTTCGTTATATATAAGGAAAGAACAGCCTATAAAATTAATGATTGCAAGACAAAATAACAATCCATTGCCTTGTGATACTTCAATTCCAATGCTAAAAAAATGAGCTAAAATAGCTCCCAACATTGCAAACAAACCAAGCGTTGCACCTAACCAAACAATTCGAGGAATTAAT contains:
- a CDS encoding DoxX family protein, with the translated sequence MKISWIKNIVKLAVGVIFLQTLFFKFSGAEESVYIFSKLGVEPWGRIGTGFVELIIVLMLLIPRIVWLGATLGLFAMLGAILAHFFSIGIEVSQGNGLLFCLAIINFIGCSFLIYNEREMMWKIWEQ